TAATGGGACCAAAAGGTCCAATAAATGTTGATCCCTCGCAACTTGGGTATATCGATAGATAAATCGTCGCCCGCAATGACGTCAGATAAGataatcatttcattttttcaaaattgcccAGTCTGGAAATGAGTCATTGATTTCAATCTTTTTGGttgtattttgaaattcttttcaagTGGGCCGGCCATTTTtatgaaacagaaaaaaatggtcaagtcaaaaaataacttttttttttaattggataATTAATTCATTCTGGTAAATTATTGGGTTGGATTTGAATTAATAGCGGTAGaggttgctgttgttggcgCTGGGCTTGGCCGGCACCGGTGGCGGTGCTGGACGTTGTCGCTGATTGTGGAGGACCTGGAGCCGGCCTCGATTCATCGGTGGGACGTTGTTGTTGGCACTGGACGGAACGGCCGGAGCTTCTCGAACGGGCTGGTAGTAGACGCTGGGCGCTGTGGGTGGTTtcggctgctgttgttgttgttgctgttgttgctgcagaGACAACTGCTGCAAATGGTAACCGTATTGAGGGTTCAAATCGTCGTAACTTTGTTGGCTAGGGGCCGTTTTGGCGCTGGGCGGAGGTGAATAGTTGTAGGCGTTGTAAGGGCCGTCCTTTCCGGCCAGATTTTGCgggttgttgatgttgttgttgttgttggtggtggtgccgATGCGGGCCTGGGGGATGATGGGATCCAGGGATTTGTTGATGGGCGAGTCCAGGTTGTCTGTGAAACTTTTAGCGGCCGACATTCCCAGGAAGATGACGATGCCGATGAAGATGTACTCGCTAAAGGCCAGGCCGCTCAGGACGGCCACCGTCACTTCCAGGGCGAACCAGTTGGTgcctgaaaatatttttgagtattcggaattttaatttccatttttaaattcatttttcactttttaattatttacaaaTCAATTCCGATGGGTAAGTGGGGATGGCCTgggataattttgaaaatctgcACGGGTGGGTCGAGTCGACATTGGTCGATACCTGGACCCAATCGGCTTCCAGGGCGGCCAGAACGGTCGATCCGGCGGCTGCAAAAGACCCGATGACGGCCAGAATCATTCCCAGCAACaacctaaattttaaaaactaaataatttAATCTTGATAAAACATTCAGATAACCGAATTCCTTCAAATTGTAACGGTCATCCGGATGAactggatttttattttatttatttgattagaACCCCCGCCACTTGATTAATTATTCACTCCACGTTTGTATTTTTGTGCTGGGTTTGCAGCGATTTAGATGTATGTATATTTACAtcttggttgttgttgccttCTCGGCGAACACGATGACGTAATAGAGTCCGAAGAAAAGGCTGGCGGCGCTGTTGGCCAACACCATGCCCGTGTAAGCGTCGCTCCAATTCCGGTCGCCCGTCCCCTCGCCGTACAGTTTGCTGTAGTAGCCGAACACGTACAACTGCGACCAATGTCACCgtgccaaaaaacaaaaaaaggaaaattaattaaaatgttttaattaattaatgaattaattttctattttggaGTGTGTGTGACGTGTTGATGAATTAgtttgatttaattaaaattgttttttttttagctggacacctgattttaaaaatgaaattacctGCATGGCTAGGATGAAGGTTGCCCAGACGATTAAACAAAATGCTCCGATTAaacccaatttctttttcaatttcggGTAGTGAgccattttgtaattttcggctcttttctcttctatcCAAATTTGAAATGGGATTCGTTTTAACGTGAATGAATCGGCGGAGAGAGACGGACAGAAAAACAAGACGGACTAGTAGCGTAGTAAAAATGGAACGGACAACTACAATTTTAAcatttcggttttttttctttatcagaGAGCAATGTGTGTGTATGGTGAACCGGACCCGTGGCCGAAATACTTTTATCCTGATAAtataatccccccccccactcccttcctactcctcctccttctgcccagtttgaaaatgtttgacaCCAGATAGTGTCCGTTTTTATCAGTTTGGTAATGTACTAATGTGTGGCTGGACTCATTTCGAACCAAtttctaatatttttattgcacAGCGGTGACTGTATGTACTTTTGATCTATTTCGTAAACGCCCGAAACAATGACGTCAAACACGTTAGATCATTTTGGCGGACTAAATATTTGTTTGATCAAGTTGCACACCTgcgctgtgctgtgtgtaataattccaCCGGATTATTCGATCCATTCCCGGCGATGAGTTTTTCACCAGCCCAGCAAAAGTACCGTTGCCCGTCGTGTGCGGTAATCGATTAGCCTTTTCGTCCGGCGCGTGATGATTATTAACATATAGATATAAATTATTCACAGCCTCTCTTATAAGACTTATGCACACCTTTCCCATCTCTGTGTGCGAGGGCTAAAACATACGGGCCAAAATGTCTTGTACGTACGTGTAATCGTTCAAAAAAGGCCaagacacaaacacacacaatcgTCTGTGCTCGCCGAGGGACCTCACGCCGTGACACGCGcttttgtgtctgtctgtAATAGACCCCGAATAATATAGTAAGCCcacgcccttttttctttcctttttcttttatgcatTCAATAGACAATTGATTTGGCTTTGACGATCTTATCGaggctctttttctctccggtCTGGGTCCTAAATGCGCCCGTAGCATCGGCGGGATTATTCAAATTCTATCCCATCGCATTCCTTTTCGGAGAGCGCGCATCTCTCCATCAAAAAATGCGATGGACCACCCTCgaaaaaatggtggaaaactATAGACAAGTCGCACCATTACATCCATTTTTACATCATCTCCATTTTCGCCAGTCGTTCCTTTTGTTCTGtttcacaaaagaagaaaaaacgttcgtgaaaaaaatcattcggtgaaattttctattttttaatccACAGAATTATATTTCCAcgttgtaataaaaataaaaaataaatgatatgGCGGATAGTGTgtgtcttattttctttttcgggggGGAATAACAAAAGTCGTGACtcccgaaacaaaaaaaaaaaaattctttcgagTTGGTTTTGTTGGTTGTTTCTAAATAGTTACGTATTAGTAACATTTTATGGAGTGtattaacattttctttttttatttatttatttttttatccttttCACGAAATGCgacaaaacattttgaaaggtGACCGTGAACCTCGTCTCCACCGGCAGTTCACACATGTTTTGTATCACAGCCAGAGTCCAGCagggctctgctgctgctggccccggATGactttcattcttcttttttttttatcttttccgtGCCCTCGGGCGGGTATAACTTGAAAACACTTAAATCCcgagatcctttttttttttacatatacgtccaaacacacacacacacacacacacagatggTTGGCTGTGTCGTGAATGCtgattatatatttattttgaaaataaaatctatCGACGTCAGCGTAAAATTGTTTGAAGTTTTCTGGCcagtaaatatatattttcaccCCCCTCCACAGAAATTTGCATAAATTGCGCAATCCAGATTTTTATTGAgcattgttttttggtttttttttaaacgtttcgTGACAAATTTCGCCGTAGTTCCGCGAGCGTGATTGTAGCCAAGATGGTCAGCCCCGATAATAATTTATCTCGAATTtaaaacgtttttcttttttttttcaaaaaaagtctAATAACTAACGAGTATTTAGCCGCTGACCTGACGCTGTATATATAATTGTTGCAAAGTCGTAAACATTTTCAtaggtgggaaaaaaaagtatataaatacaaatttttttttttcttttcttacctGATTAGAAAAAAGCCGAtagctaagaaaaaaaaattttgttacgATCAATTTCATTCTCGAGAGACTCGGTTATTTTTAGGAACCCCCAGAGCGcgttcgtttgaaaaaaaaaatagcgccaccttcgggatttgaacctcgGCAAAAGTCATTGGCACAAACGATCGTTATTTTTAGGTTTTTATCAAAAGCCGATCGTCGTCGGGACAAAAATCATCATTTGTGTATTTTCCTCGTCGACcttgtaattttgttttcgctcGTGTTATATAGCCTTGCCAAAGGTGGTAGAAGAgtcaaatattattatatagactCGTCTCGCATGAAACACATTTCGGCTGGTTAATAACAAAAtagcaaaaaagaagaaacatgtAGAGCCCCCACAAGGTTGGAATAATCTTCGCATTGACCAGTCAACGCACTCGACCACTAAAGGAAAACctgaattatgtttttttgaaCAAACTGCGTCGTTCGTTATCACCACCAGCGCGCCGTAGAATGTGTTTGTGCGTATTTTTTagtacagagagagaaaataaaccaaatgaGCTTAAAAAAaccgccttttttatttttcaaatagacTCGGACCGGAATGAGTCCGGttgcctacacacacacacaaactggcGCAATTTATGACGACGCACAAAATACGCcgagtccttttttttatttaacaattTGCAACTTTTGAAAATGAGTCGGAAAGAAAATGGTAATTATCCGCTTAAGAAAATGTCCGAATATTTTCCGTATCATTTTTTAACGAGATGGACGTTGTCCGGAATTTATTCCGACGGCGCCAGTGGAAATATCTAGAAGAAGTAGGAGGAGTGAACCTGTTGGGATATGATTATCATATATGTGTTCTAGACGCAATAACCTATAGGCTATTTCGTTTGttatataaaataaagaacgaagaagaagaaaatggatttGCCATCGCCGCCAAACGTCTTGCGCAGCATTTTTATCGGGCAAGAATATCGACTCGGTTAAACGCAATTCGATGAAATCCATTAGCATTTTTCTTTCGGTTAttcccatttcaagtctagaCAATTACGTCAAATTTATCAGACCAAatggaaaaattgaataaactcgtttttttttcgaatttcccgccgtcattcaaatcaaattgatttgaacgattaaaatggaaatttcgcgggaaaaacaaaacaaaaaaaaaaacaaaataaagataTCCGGGTTTACTTTTAATGTCAAAATGCACTTTATCAAGTCTTAATATTTtgaacaataaatttaaaaataaaacgcgcgatttttgaaaaaaattaagaaatttatgatatattttctttccaaCACCAAAGAATTCTTTTTTACCATTCCAAATATGAAGGTATATAATAGCATACACGTGAATATGCTATATATCTGGCGGACTAACGGTGAATGGCTTGCCCAGCAAGAACACGATGATGATCTTTCTTGTTTCTAGCATCGCATACATACCGAGTGTGCGGCTGAAgaaaattcttatttatttattttttcttatttctctcttctttttgttagTTTATTACACATGACAAAAGCTATTTTCTGCCCCCTTTGGTCTCTACTGATTTATTGTtgccttttcccccctttgtGTGATGCCCTTAAGGACTCACGGGAAAGATTCAcgtgttaaaaaataaaggcagCAGCCAAAGTCTAAACTCCGGGAACTGCTGGGATATTTTTCGTGTGTAGCAAGAGAATCGGTTGATGGCCGCCGAATTCACCTCTggggccctttttttcttttaaactctCCGTGGGTATCTCATCTTTGTGGCTCATTCTTCACAGCCAGGCTCGAGACAAACTGTCCGTTTTTCTCcgggatagaaaaaaaagaaacgcacacacacatgtgttATACCCGGTGCGATGGATGGAAGAAAGGCTATAGGATATACCCACCTGAAAAGTGATTTGCATTTAGACACTTTAgggaatatctttttttacgTTCAGAGTCGAGCACTTGTTAGATTATCGGCTTTTTTCCTCTTCGGAATATCTGATTTCCTTTGAAACACTCGCGCGGAATtcaaactaataaaaaaatgaaggttaaaaacaaaaatttaaattcaaaattttaaattcggcgccaaaaaaaaaaggtgaagaaataaaaattcatattttttttaaattcgccgccaaaaaaaaagaagaaggaagaagagattTGAATCACAATGTTACGTATTATCATCCATATAtgtatgcgtgtgtgtgtgtgtgtatgtcttTTTAAATGTCAGCGAATGCGTCTGCCGGCGTCAGGTTCTTTTAAGTATCCGATTCATCgccttccatttttttctccacATCCAGACGCCGAGTTATGCGCTCGGTgaaaaattccttgaaatgtaATAATGAGTCAGCTGATGTGTCTGCTGGGAAGTCAAACACACAAGCCGGAGAAAATGTTATATGTTAGTTATTACAACCCGGTTTTCAAGGTCGGTCACATCCAAGTCAAACAGACGCGACTAATTGGTTAGAATTGAATATTGATACAAGATATTGGTCGAGTCATTCGTCTGTCTCGACTGCACACACAACAATTTATACagtcaacttttattttatttgattcattttgatttaatttttaaaaaagaattttgagtagttttaaaaaaatattgagttgttgaAGCAGACTTGTAGACTACTACTACAAGgtgtaaataaataacatttttacggATATTTTATTAAAGGTTAATTGCGTGATTTTTATGAAAGTTTCATTTCTTCCGGGTGTTGcgcaatttcctttttcgctCGGTGTGTGTGACGAAAGCAGCGTCGGTAATTATCTCTGCTGTGGTAAATGTAGCGATAGTAAAAGTTTTTACCCTTAATCAAAGATTCTATcgagattttttaaagaatggaAATCAACGAGGATTCTTTTGATGAGATAACAATCACACAGAAATCGAATAACAATTAAGTTTTTAGAACATTCATGTGCGACTGGGCAAAAGATTAAAGTGGCAAAAGTTTAAAGCAGAGTATTTTTGAAACCTGgagattgaaataattgaataacaaTTAAACCATAAtaaaatagggaaaaaaaaaatgaatgggaTTCCACTCTGTAGACCAATACTGGCATCGCCAGATCAATGTTAGCTACATCTAGAGTTCTGAGCCTACGCTTTTTAGGACTCAAAGAACCGCTGTATTCAGTTAACCATGGATTAAGAATTAACCGATTGACTTACAAGTGCAACGTTGAAAGCCATTTGAATACCTAGATGTGGGTCTTAGGATTTTAATGCAATACTTCCATGCTAACTTTCTTGCACCTCGTTAGTTTCAATTGAAACCAACGATAATCCATTCCATTGACGAGTTACTATCCCATTTACTTTAATCAGTTTAACTTGCGTCCGGGTGTGAAAGCAGCCATGCTCCCCAGGGGAGTCGAACTCAGGTCCCCAAGTGCTCTTGCGAACACTAAGCGACGCCTCATCCTACTCACCCACCCTTCACTTATTAAATaaccgattttttttaatcgtaaTTTTTTGAACATATTCCTGCttaactttttcatttttttaaattttacgtgctttttgctcttctttttacgtcgaaagaaaacaacaaattcaggtgcgactactagatggcgaCTGCAAATATAATGTATTAAAATATGGCTGGTAGGTGGCGTTATGGGCTCTATTTACTATTTAGCAGTCGACAAAAAATGCAGAAACAAAACATGCCGAATCCGAAGCCGAAAGTAGTATAAGCATGCTTTCAGAGTGAACGAGATTCTCGATTCGTTGTACGAGAGAGACTGGTTGTAACGTTTTGAAaatggacgacgacgaaaagcaagagaaaagagaattgagAAATTGGAAGAGAAGGATGAAATATCGAACAAGTGGCAAGTTCAAAGGAAACATACAGACATTCTGTTCCAGTGATGATGAAAAACCTCctgtaaagaagaagaaaagaagtggAGTGAGTTGGAAAAAGAATGTGGACCGTACAATCAATCCAGAAGGTTTGTTGTTTTAACCACAATCTATTTTCTAGAAGTAAGACTTCTAAAAGTGTAATCTTTGAATCTTCTCCAGAGTTACGTGGTCAATTCGAAACATCCAGCTATTCCAGCAATTATTCAGAAGAAGCCGAGATTCTATTGGCTGAGATGGAAAGACAGGATGACGagacaaatgaaaaacacaaAGAAAATCCAGGCACAAACAATGGTTGTGCTAATTGTAATAAAAGCTAATAATTAATTACTCTTTTAGTTGAAACTTAAAACTCTtctgtaaaaagtaaaaaaaaatcattggcaaacaaaaatcagTGGACATATTGTGTTTGTTGAAACACTGGACTGGAAAACAATATAGTTATGAATTATAACCATTCCTGTCGTTGTCATTcatctttcaagttttatacgTAAAGCGCGTAAAGTTTGGAATATCATAATTCATATGTGACTAGTAGATGGCGCCAGCGTCGCACAGTGTATTAAGTAGCAGTCGACGAAAGTTTCGATAGATGAGCAATGGCTGACAAATTTTTGCCAAGCTCTGATGTGTGTTATCGCTTATCCGTTTGATATCTTTTATAACAAGGCTCATTGCTGTTTGAAAGACTTTATTAGTTGATTTTTAGTCAACATTGttacagtttttattttttaccttaaTCTTTCATGCTTATTTCTCATGTATCTAACAGTCCATTCTCAGTCTCTCAGAGTCTGGTAAGCACTTCGTAGTCTGTGGTTAGGGTTTCGATGGGTGTTATTAGCGCCAAAAGTGAAAACTGAAATAGTTAAGTTAATAAATGAAGAAtccatttaatttatttaataaattttaagcaTGATTTGTGTATCCAAATCATGCCAACTACTGCTGATTATTAGTTTCAATATCATCTGTTCTCTTTCTTGCCTAGTGTTAATGCTACTAGGTCAAtgtcaattttcaaattaaatgaaataatctcATTTTTCTGTATCATGTGATATTAGAAAATATTAACTTTGACATATCTTTGACATATCTGCCCATTTACATTCTGCCCACTGTCTTAGTGTGTCTTAGGTTTGCAATTAATTTAACATTCAGATGCTGGTTCTGCTTTCAGAAAATAGTAGCGTTATATTTGTGTTTCCTCTTTCAAATGTAATATTTTactcttatttatttcatttaggaAATCTCTGGTTCAATTGACTTAAGTATGTGGCTTCCCAGATCCAGGCCAGTCAAGTTATGTGAAAACTCCATAATTGACG
The sequence above is drawn from the Daphnia pulicaria isolate SC F1-1A chromosome 1, SC_F0-13Bv2, whole genome shotgun sequence genome and encodes:
- the LOC124348422 gene encoding uncharacterized protein LOC124348422: MAHYPKLKKKLGLIGAFCLIVWATFILAMQLYVFGYYSKLYGEGTGDRNWSDAYTGMVLANSAASLFFGLYYVIVFAEKATTTKMLLLGMILAVIGSFAAAGSTVLAALEADWVQVSTNVDSTHPCRFSKLSQAIPTYPSELICTNWFALEVTVAVLSGLAFSEYIFIGIVIFLGMSAAKSFTDNLDSPINKSLDPIIPQARIGTTTNNNNNINNPQNLAGKDGPYNAYNYSPPPSAKTAPSQQSYDDLNPQYGYHLQQLSLQQQQQQQQQQPKPPTAPSVYYQPVREAPAVPSSANNNVPPMNRGRLQVLHNQRQRPAPPPVPAKPSANNSNLYRY